Part of the Pseudomonas sp. Leaf58 genome is shown below.
CCCTGTGGCGGCACATCCCCAAGGAGTTTGACGACTACATCGCCAACCCCAAGGAAAACGGCTATCGCTCGCTGCACACCGCAGTGATCGGCCCCGAGGGCAAGGTGCTGGAGGTGCAGATCCGCACCCATGGCATGCACGAGGAAGCCGAGCTGGGGGTTTGCGCCCACTGGCGCTACAAGGGCACCGACGTCAAGCCCAGCTCCAACCATTACGAAGAAAAGATCTCCTGGCTGCGCCAAGTGCTGGAATGGCACGAAGAACTGGGCGACATCGGTGGCTTGGCCGAGCAGTTGCGGGTGGATATCGAGCCCGACCGGGTCTACGTATTTACCCCCGACGGCCACGCCATCGACCTGCCCAAAGGCGCTACGCCGCTGGACTTCGCCTACCGCGTGCACACCGAAATTGGCCACAACTGCCGCGGTGCCAAGATCAACGGGCGCATCGTGCCGCTCAACTACAGTTTGCAGACCGGCGAGCAGGTCGAGATCATCACCAGCAAGCACGGCAACCCTAGCCGTGACTGGTTGAACTCCAACCTGGGCTACGTCACTACCTCGCGGGCGCGGGCCAAGATCGTGCACTGGTTCAAGTTGCAGGCACGTGACCAGAACGTCGCTGCCGGCAAGACCTTGCTCGAACGCGAGCTCAGCCGCCTGGGCCTGCCGCAAGTGGACTTTGAGCGCCTGGCCGAGAAAACCAACGTCAAGACCGCCGAGGACATGTTCGCCTCGCTGGGTGCCGGCGACCTGCGCCTGGCCCACTTGGTCAACGCCGCCCAGCAGTTGCTGGAGCCCGAGCGCATCGAGCAGATCGAACTGGTACCGCGCAAGCCTACCGGGCCGCGGACTGGCAAGCGTGGTGACATCCAGATTCAGGGTGTCGGCAACCTGCTGACGCAGATGGCCGGCTGCTGCCAGCCGCTGCCGGGTGACGCCATCGTCGGCTATATCACCCAAGGCCGAGGCGTGAGCATTCACCGCCAGGACTGCGCCTCGGCGTTGCAGTTGGCGGGCAAGGAGCCGGAGCGCATGATCCAGGTCAGCTGGGGGCCGATCCCGGTGCAGACCTACCCGGTCGACATCGTCATCCGTGCCTACGACCGCCCGGGCCTGCTGCGCGACGTGTCGCAGGTGCTGCTGAACGAGAAGATCAACGTGCTAGCGGTGAATACCCGCTCGAACAAGGAAGACAACACCGCACTGATGTCGCTGACCATCGAGATTCCAGGCCTGGACGCGCTGGGGCGCCTGCTGGGGCGTATCTCGCAGTTGCCGAACATCATCGAAACGCGGCGTAATCGTACCCCTTGACACCGCGGCGCCGGCTTCGCGGGCTTGCCCGCTCCCACAGGATGGCTACAGGATTCAAGATCTGTAGGGTACCTGCGGGAGCGGGCAAGCCCGCGAAGCAGCCACCGTCGAAGGACCTGCTTACATGACCTACACCCTTGATGACCTGCTGCACCTCATGGCCCGCCTGCGCGACCCGCAGTACGGCTGCCCATGGGACCTGAAGCAGAACTATGCGAGCATCGTCCCGCACACCATCGAAGAGGCCTACGAGGTCGCCGACACCATCGAGCGCGGCGACTTCGAGCACCTGCAAGGTGAACTGGGTGACCTGCTGTTCCAGGTGGTCTACTACAGCCAGCTGGCCCGGGAGGAGGGGCGTTTCGAGTTCGACGGCGTGGTCGACAGCATCACCCGCAAACTCATCCGCCGTCACCCGCACGTTTTCCCCACCGGTGAGCTGTACGCGCCGGTAGACACCCCCAGCCTGAGCGAGGCCCAGGTAAAGTCACGCTGGGAAGAGATCAAGGCCGAAGAGCGCGCGGAAAAAAGCCAGCCAGAACAGCTGTCGCTGCTCGACGACGTGCCGGCGGCATTGCCGGCGTTGTCGCGGGCAGCCAAACTGCAAAAGCGCGCGGCCACGGTCGGTTTTGACTGGCCTGCGGCACTACCGGTGCTGGACAAGGTCCGCGAGGAGTTGGACGAAGTGCTGCAGGCCATGGCCGACGGCGATGCCGATGCGCTCGAGGACGAAGTCGGTGACCTGCTGTTCGCCGTCGTAAACCTGGCCCGCCACCTCAAGCACGACCCGGAAAACGCCCTGCGCCGGGCCAACCGCAAGTTCGAGCGACGCTTCCGCTTTATCGAGCAGGCATTGCGCGACAGTGGTCGCCCCATTGAAGATTGTAGCCTTGACGAGTTGGACGCCCTTTGGGGTGAAGCCAAACGTCAGGAAAAGAACCTGCCCAGCTGCGGCTGAGCTGTTGCATAAGTGAGTGAATATTCATGAGCCTTTCCCTTCGCGACCAATTGCTCAAAGCCGGTCTGGTCAACCAGAAACAGGTCTCGCAGACCAACAAAGCTGAAAAGAAACAGAAGCGCATGGAGCACAAAGGCCAGGTCGAAGTCGACGACAGCCAGCAGCGCATCGCCAAGGAAGCCATGGCCGAAAAGGCCAAGCGAGACCAGGAGCTCAACCGTCAGCAACAGGAAAAAGCCGAGCAGAAGGCCCGTGCCGCGCAGATCAAGCAACTGATCGAAGCGACCCGCCTACCGAAGCTGAATACTGAGGATTACTACAACTTCGTCGACGACAAGAAGGTCAAGCGCATTGCCGTCAACGCCCTGATGCGGACCAAGCTGAGCAACGGTGCGCTGGCCGTGGTGGCCCATGCCGGCGGTTACGAAGTCATCCCCCGTGAGGCGGCGGTGAAAATTCAGGAGCGCGACCCCAACCGCATCCTGCTGCTTAACACCCATGTCGAGGAATCGGACGCGGACGACCCGTATGCGGCGTACAAGATCCCGGATGATCTGATGTGGTAAACACGAAAAACCCCGCCTAGGCGGGGTTTCTTTTTGAAGAGGGCGTCATTGTGTGGTGCGCTGGTTTTCCAGGTCTTCCAGCTCTACGCGGTACTGCTGTGCATCGTGTTCGCTATGGAACATCCCTACCAGCTGGCCTTGCTGGTGCACATCCCAGATCCGCACGCCAGCGGCCAGGCCTTCGTGGGACATTCTCGATTCGTCGCGTTCGGTTACTTGGACTGTCATCGGTAAACTCCACTGTTTCGGTTGGCTGCGACACTCTGTCGCACACCCCCTTTATAGAGTTTGATAGCTGGCTAAGTAAGTAAAACCGCCATGAAACAACTTTCATGTAGGCAGACGCGGTCCGAATGTAGGAGCGGCCTGCGCAGGGCAGGTATGAAAAAGCCCCGCACAAGGCGGGGCTTCGGGAGCGGCTGGCAGTGCTGGCTCAGTTGCCTTTTACCGACTTGCCATCGACCGTGCCTTCCTGCAGCACGATCACGTATTCCTTGCCATCGGTCTCGACCTGGCGCAGTTGCACCAGCAGGTAATCCCAGCTTTTGGCGAACCACAGCTCGGTGATGCGCTTGCTTTGGCTCGGGTCGCGCACACGCTCAACTTTCACCGCATCGACCTGGCCGGTCTTGGTAGTGACCTTTTCGGTGCCCAGCACGCGGAAGTCGTAGGTGTCGATCTCGTCACCGTCGACCACCTGGTAGGTCATGCTCTTCTTGCCAGCGGCCACGTCATGTTGCAGGGCCAGTTGGTAGGAAGACTTGTCCAGCACGCCACGGTTCAGCGGCAGGTTGATGGCATCGCCACGGTCGCTGCCAGTGACCTTCTTGCCGTTCCAGTCGAAGGTCAGGTCAACCTTTTTGGCCTTGCCCAGGCCGCCGCGTTCAAAGTGGTACTTCTGCGGCAGCAGGGTGTCGTTGTCCAGGCGCAGGGTGCTTTGCTCGGTCAGGCTGGCGATCATCATGGAAGCCTTGAAGTTAAGGTCCCAGGTACCGTTGGCATTTTTGACCAGGCTGCGCTCGGCGGTGCCGCTCATGGGCAACTGCTTCCAGTCGGCGGTGTAGCTGGCCGAAAACGGCTTCAGATCAGCTGCCTGGAGGGGCAGGGCGAGCACGGCGAGAGCCAAGAGCAGGGCGCGACGCATAAATTCTCCTAGGATCGAATCAAGTGACCGCTGGCCGCCAGGGGCTGGCCATCCAGTAATGCACCCTGTTCGCCAAGGCGCAAGCGCCCTTCGGCGAACCAGCGCACTGCCAGTGGGTAGATCTGGTGCTCCTGGCGGTGTACCCGCTGGGCCAGGCTATCGACGGTGTCGTCAAGCGCCACGGGTACCACAGCCTGTACGACCAGTGGGCCGCCATCGAGTTCCTCAGTCACGAAGTGTACGCTGCAGCCATGCTCGGCGTCGCCTGCTTCCAGCGCCCGGCGGTGGGTATGCAGGCCCTTGTATTTGGGCAGCAACGACGGGTGGATATTGAGCAGGCGGCCCTGGTAGTGGCGCACGAAGTCGCCACTCAGGATACGCATGAAACCGGCAAGCACCACCAGGTCTGGGGCGAAGCCGTCGATGCGCGCCATCAGCGCGGCATCGAAGGCTTCACGGCCGTCGAACTGGGTGTGCTCGAGCACGACGCTGTCGATGCCGGCCGCCGCGGCGCGTTGCAGGCCGAAGGCATCGGCGCGGTTGGAAACCACCGCACGGATGCGCACCGGGCTGTCCGGGCCTTGGCAGCTGTCGATCAGGGCTTGCAGGTTGCTGCCGGAACCCGACAGCAGTACGACTACATTGCACGTCTTACCCGGCATCAGTGTGCCTTGAGGTTCTGCAGCTCGACCTGGGCAGCGCCTTCGGCGGCTTCGGCGATGTGGCCGATCACCCATGGCTGCTCGCCGGCGGTGCGCAGTTCGTTCAGGGCGGCTTCGACCTGGTCCTGGGCCACGCAGATGACCATGCCCACGCCACAGTTCAGTACGCGGTGCATTTCATGCTCGTCGACGTTGCCTTTTTCTTGCAGGAAGTCGAACACTGCCGGGCGCTGCCAGCTGGCCACATCGACCACGGCCTGGGCGTTTTTCGGCAGTACGCGCGGGATGTTGTCCAGCAGGCCACCACCGGTGATGTGGGCCATGGCCTTGACCGCGCCGGTGTTCTTGATCAGTTGCAGCAGCGGCTTGACATAGATGCGGGTCGGCGCCATCAGCAGGTCGGTCAGTGGCTTGCCGTCCAGCTGGGTGTTCTCGATGTCGGTGGCGGACACTTCGAGGATCTTGCGGATCAGCGAGTAGCCGTTGGAGTGCGGGCCCGAGGACGGCAGAGCGATCAGCGCGTCGCCGGTAGCGACCTTGGAACCGTCGATGATCTCGGCCTTTTCCACCACGCCCACGCAGAAACCGGCCAGGTCGTAGTCTTCGCCTTCGTACATGCCAGGCATTTCGGCGGTTTCACCACCGACCAGCGAGCAGCCGGCCAGTTCGCAACCTGCGCCGATGCCGGTGACCACGGTAGCGGCCACGTCAACGTTGAGCTTGCCGGTGGCGTAGTAGTCGAGGAAGAACAACGGCTCGGCGCCGCACACCACCAGGTCGTTGACGCACATGGCGACCAGGTCCTGGCCGATGCTGTCGTGCTTGTTCAGGTTCAGCGCCAGGCGCAGCTTGGTGCCGACGCCGTCGGTGCCAGAGACCAGCACCGGCTGCTTGTAGCCGGCCGGGATCTCGCAGAGGGCGCCGAAGCCACCCAGGCCACCCATGACTTCAGGGCGTGCGGTGCGTTTTGCCACGCCCTTGATGCGTTCGACCAGTGCTTCGCCGGCGTCGATGTCTACACCGGCGTCCTTGTAGCTCAGGGAGGGTTGCTTGCTCATTGATCCAGGCCTTTAGGAGGGAGGGATTCTTAAAAACGACCATGACGGCCAAGGCCGGCGGATAAGCGGCGGCTGCCTGAAACGTTCAGTGGTCTGTGAAGGCGCGCGATTTTATCAGGGTTGCCGGGCAGCGGCCATCCTCAGGCCGACGGGCAGGGCGGTAAATTTGTGAAAAATGGCAGAGAGTGGTTGATACGGTTGCATGTGTATAAGCTGCAAGCAACGAGCTTCACGCTGCAAAAAAAAGCAGCTCGCTGCTCGGCCTGCTTTTTCTTGCTGCTTGAAGCTTACGGCTTGAAGCTCGACTGGACAGGAATCCTCCATGCGCTTCATCAACTTTCTGGCACTCGGTTGCCTGGCCCTGATCGCGGCCACTGCCCAGGCTGAAAATATCTCCGGCCTTTATCAGGTACGCGAGGCGGTCACCGGCCAGGGCGCCGAAGCCCGTGCCGCAGCGACCGTCAAGGCCCTCGACACCTTGGTGTTGCGCCTGACCGGCGACCCCAAGGCGGCGCAAAGCCCGGCATTGGCCGAACTGCGCAAGGACCCGCAGCAAATCATCAACCAGGTGGGCAGTGAAGCCGGCCCGCCCGAGTCTGTGCTGGTCGAATTCGACCCCGGCAGTACCGAACGGGCCCTGCGCAAGGCTGGCCTGGCCCTGTGGGGCAGTAATCGGCCGTCGATTCTTGGTTGGTGGCTGAACGACAGCGCCGACGGCAGCAACCTGGTCGGTGACGGCCAGGCCAGCGCGCAAACCTTGCGCCGTGCCGCCCAGCACCGTGGCCTGCCGCTGCACCTGCCGCTGGCCGACCTGCAGGAACAACTGGTGGCCAATGCCAAGCAGCTCGAAGGCGGCGACCCGGCACCGCTGCGCGAAGCGTCCGAGCGTTATGGCGCCGATGCCTTGCTGGCGGTACATGCCCAGCAAGCCGACGACAAGTGGCAGGGCAAGTGGCAGCTGTGGTTGGGCGACCAGCGCGAGCAAGGCACTGCCGAGGCCGCCGACCCGGCAGCCCTGGCCGACGCCGTGATGCTGGCGGTCAGCAGCCGCCTGGCGCCGCGCTATGTCACCCGCCCAGGCGCTAGCGGCCAGTTGCAGGTGCAAGTGCAGGGGATGAACCTGCAGCGTTACGCCGAGCTTGCCCGCGTGCTCGAACCCTATGGCCCGCGCCTGCAAATGGCCGAAGGCAGAACCTTGACCTATGGCATAACCGCCAACCGCGAACAGCTGCGCGCCCAGCTGGCCCTCGCCAAGCTGCAGGAAGTACCGCTAGAGCAGGCACCTGCGTTGCCGGCTGCACCAGCCCCGGTGGTGGGCACCGGGGGCGAGCCGCCGGCACCGGCCCAGCCAGCGCCCAAGCCGTTCGACGGCCTGCGTTTTCGCTGGTAAGGGGCGCACACTGTGACCGATGTACGTCGCTGGATCTGGCTGGGCGCTGCCCTGCTGGTCGCCGTGTTGCTGTATAGCCTGCACAACATTCTTACCCCGTTTCTGGTCGGCATCCTGTTGGCCTACCTGGCCGACCCGCTGGTCGATCGCCTCGAACGCTTGGGGCTGTCGCGCGCCTGGGGCGTGATGGTGGTGTTCGGTCTTTTCACCCTGCTGTTGCTGGCCTTGCTGCTGGTGCTGGTGCCGCTGCTGGCCAAGCAGCTGCTGCGCCTGTACGAACTGGCGCCGCAGATGCTCGACTGGCTCGAGCATGTGGCATTGCCCTGGGCGCAAAGCCGCCTGGGCCTGGCTGACGGCTTCTGGAAGTTCGACAAGATCAAGGCCGCCATTGGCGCGCACATGGGCCAAACCACCGACATTGTCGGCATGCTGCTGTCCCATGCCACCGCCTCTGGCCTGGCGCTGCTGGCCTGGCTGGCCAACATGGTGCTGATCCCGGTGGTGGGCTTTTACCTGTTGCGCGATTGGGACCTGATGATGGCTAAGCTGCGCGGCCTGCTGCCACGCCAGCGCGAGCCTCAAGTAGTGGGCCTGGCGGGCGAATGCCACGAAGTATTGGGGGCGTTCGTGCGCGGGCAATTGATGGTGATGGTGGCCCTGGGCGTCATCTATTCAGCTGGGCTGATGCTGGTAGGGCTGGAGCTGGGGCTGCTGATCGGCATGCTCGCCGGGTTGGCGGCCATCGTGCCGTACATGGGCTTCATTATCGGCATCGGCGCTGCCCTGGTGGCTGGCCTGTTCCAGTTCGGTGGCGACCTGTACCCGATGCTGGGCATCGTTTCGGTGTTCATGGTCGGGCAGGCGCTGGAAGGCATGGTGTTGACCCCCTTGCTGGTGGGCGACCGCATCGGCCTGCACCCGGTGGCGGTTATTTTCGCCATCCTGGCCGGCGGTGAGCTGTTCGGCTTTACTGGGGTATTGCTGGCACTGCCGGTGGCGGCGGTGATCATGGTGTTGCTGCGCCACGTGCACGACTTGTACAAGGAATCGGACATGTACGCTGGCGGTGTCGACCCGGAGCTGTGACCCTAGGCCACGCATTGCCGGCGTTTAGCGCGCAACTTATTGATTTTGTTTATGCTATCCGCCGTCGTGATTGTGCACCCTGCGTTGCGGGTATAGACTTTGCAGATTGTTCACCAAAGGCCCCCTGCGGTCCTGCCGACCGCCCGCGAGCATGAAACCACCGATCCAGTTGCCCCTAGGTGTGCGCCTGCGCGATGACGCCACCTTCATCAACTACTATCCGGGCGCCAATGCTGCGGCATTGGGCTACGTCGAGCGGCTGTGCGAAGCCGACGCCGGCTGGACCGAGAGCCTCATCTACCTTTGGGGCAAGCAGGGTGTGGGCCGCAGCCACCTGCTGCAGGCTGCAACCCATCGTTTCCAGCAGCGTGGCGAGCCCGCCGTCTACCTGCCATTGGCGCAACTGCTCGAACGTGGCGTGGAGTTGCTCGATTACCTGGCCCAATACGAACTGGTCTGCATCGACGATCTGCACGTGATCGCCGGTAAGGCTGACTGGGAAGAGGCCATGTTCCACTTGTTCAACCGCTTGCGTGACAGCGGCCGGCGCTTACTGCTGGCGGCGTCGGCATCGCCGCGCGAGCTGCCGATCAAGCTGCCGGACCTGAAGTCGCGGCTGACCCTGGCGCTGGTATTCCAGATGCGTGGCCTGTCCGACGAAGACAAGCTGCGTGCCCTGCAACTGCGTGCTTCACGTCGTGGCCTGCACCTCACCGACGAAGTCGGCCACTTCATTCTTACCCGTGGTGCACGCAGCATGAGTGCGTTGTTCGACCTGCTCGAGCGCCTCGACCAGGCCTCGCTGCAGGCACAACGCAAACTCACCATCCCATTCCTGAAGGAAACGCTGGGTTGGTAACCCCCTGAAAACGCTGGGCCAGAGCGGCAAAACAAAAAAGTCACATGTTTTTCGATAAAATTTGCAAATGGCTTTGATAGAGGGCATAGTTTCACCCTTCTAAAGGATTACAGACACGGTCGTGCCCATGCTAAAGCGCTTCGCACCCCTCGTGCCACTCGCACTCGTGACCCTGCTTTTTGGCTGCGCGGCCCAAGGCCCGGCTTCTCATTCAGAGTTGCAGCCCCAGGATCACACTTCGATCACTGCACAATCGGCATTCAAAGCCAAAGCCTCGTCTTCGTCGGTATTCGGCGAGCCGGAAGAGCTGGCCGGCGAAGATGACCTGGCGGCTTTCTCCAGCA
Proteins encoded:
- the purM gene encoding phosphoribosylformylglycinamidine cyclo-ligase — translated: MSKQPSLSYKDAGVDIDAGEALVERIKGVAKRTARPEVMGGLGGFGALCEIPAGYKQPVLVSGTDGVGTKLRLALNLNKHDSIGQDLVAMCVNDLVVCGAEPLFFLDYYATGKLNVDVAATVVTGIGAGCELAGCSLVGGETAEMPGMYEGEDYDLAGFCVGVVEKAEIIDGSKVATGDALIALPSSGPHSNGYSLIRKILEVSATDIENTQLDGKPLTDLLMAPTRIYVKPLLQLIKNTGAVKAMAHITGGGLLDNIPRVLPKNAQAVVDVASWQRPAVFDFLQEKGNVDEHEMHRVLNCGVGMVICVAQDQVEAALNELRTAGEQPWVIGHIAEAAEGAAQVELQNLKAH
- a CDS encoding DUF2066 domain-containing protein produces the protein MRFINFLALGCLALIAATAQAENISGLYQVREAVTGQGAEARAAATVKALDTLVLRLTGDPKAAQSPALAELRKDPQQIINQVGSEAGPPESVLVEFDPGSTERALRKAGLALWGSNRPSILGWWLNDSADGSNLVGDGQASAQTLRRAAQHRGLPLHLPLADLQEQLVANAKQLEGGDPAPLREASERYGADALLAVHAQQADDKWQGKWQLWLGDQREQGTAEAADPAALADAVMLAVSSRLAPRYVTRPGASGQLQVQVQGMNLQRYAELARVLEPYGPRLQMAEGRTLTYGITANREQLRAQLALAKLQEVPLEQAPALPAAPAPVVGTGGEPPAPAQPAPKPFDGLRFRW
- the relA gene encoding GTP diphosphokinase, translated to MVQVRVHQPVNTDGSINLEAWLDHVVSVDSALDRAALKEACEFAHEVERKGNPAKHSWADGTSSFQAGLEIAEILADLKLDQDSLVAAVIYRSVREGKVTLAEVSQRFGPVVSKLIDGVLRMAAISASLSPRQSLVLGSQAQVENLRKMLVAMVDDVRVALIKLAERTCAIRAVKAADDEKRLRVAREVADIYAPLAHRLGIGHIKWELEDLSFRYLEPDQYKQIAKLLHERRLDRERFISDVMNQLQNELLATGVNADISGRAKHIYSIWRKMQRKGLEFSQIYDVRAVRVLVPEIRDCYTALGIVHTLWRHIPKEFDDYIANPKENGYRSLHTAVIGPEGKVLEVQIRTHGMHEEAELGVCAHWRYKGTDVKPSSNHYEEKISWLRQVLEWHEELGDIGGLAEQLRVDIEPDRVYVFTPDGHAIDLPKGATPLDFAYRVHTEIGHNCRGAKINGRIVPLNYSLQTGEQVEIITSKHGNPSRDWLNSNLGYVTTSRARAKIVHWFKLQARDQNVAAGKTLLERELSRLGLPQVDFERLAEKTNVKTAEDMFASLGAGDLRLAHLVNAAQQLLEPERIEQIELVPRKPTGPRTGKRGDIQIQGVGNLLTQMAGCCQPLPGDAIVGYITQGRGVSIHRQDCASALQLAGKEPERMIQVSWGPIPVQTYPVDIVIRAYDRPGLLRDVSQVLLNEKINVLAVNTRSNKEDNTALMSLTIEIPGLDALGRLLGRISQLPNIIETRRNRTP
- the purN gene encoding phosphoribosylglycinamide formyltransferase; the encoded protein is MPGKTCNVVVLLSGSGSNLQALIDSCQGPDSPVRIRAVVSNRADAFGLQRAAAAGIDSVVLEHTQFDGREAFDAALMARIDGFAPDLVVLAGFMRILSGDFVRHYQGRLLNIHPSLLPKYKGLHTHRRALEAGDAEHGCSVHFVTEELDGGPLVVQAVVPVALDDTVDSLAQRVHRQEHQIYPLAVRWFAEGRLRLGEQGALLDGQPLAASGHLIRS
- a CDS encoding DUF3108 domain-containing protein; the encoded protein is MRRALLLALAVLALPLQAADLKPFSASYTADWKQLPMSGTAERSLVKNANGTWDLNFKASMMIASLTEQSTLRLDNDTLLPQKYHFERGGLGKAKKVDLTFDWNGKKVTGSDRGDAINLPLNRGVLDKSSYQLALQHDVAAGKKSMTYQVVDGDEIDTYDFRVLGTEKVTTKTGQVDAVKVERVRDPSQSKRITELWFAKSWDYLLVQLRQVETDGKEYVIVLQEGTVDGKSVKGN
- a CDS encoding AI-2E family transporter; this encodes MTDVRRWIWLGAALLVAVLLYSLHNILTPFLVGILLAYLADPLVDRLERLGLSRAWGVMVVFGLFTLLLLALLLVLVPLLAKQLLRLYELAPQMLDWLEHVALPWAQSRLGLADGFWKFDKIKAAIGAHMGQTTDIVGMLLSHATASGLALLAWLANMVLIPVVGFYLLRDWDLMMAKLRGLLPRQREPQVVGLAGECHEVLGAFVRGQLMVMVALGVIYSAGLMLVGLELGLLIGMLAGLAAIVPYMGFIIGIGAALVAGLFQFGGDLYPMLGIVSVFMVGQALEGMVLTPLLVGDRIGLHPVAVIFAILAGGELFGFTGVLLALPVAAVIMVLLRHVHDLYKESDMYAGGVDPEL
- a CDS encoding DUF2058 domain-containing protein, which produces MSLSLRDQLLKAGLVNQKQVSQTNKAEKKQKRMEHKGQVEVDDSQQRIAKEAMAEKAKRDQELNRQQQEKAEQKARAAQIKQLIEATRLPKLNTEDYYNFVDDKKVKRIAVNALMRTKLSNGALAVVAHAGGYEVIPREAAVKIQERDPNRILLLNTHVEESDADDPYAAYKIPDDLMW
- the hda gene encoding DnaA regulatory inactivator Hda; translation: MKPPIQLPLGVRLRDDATFINYYPGANAAALGYVERLCEADAGWTESLIYLWGKQGVGRSHLLQAATHRFQQRGEPAVYLPLAQLLERGVELLDYLAQYELVCIDDLHVIAGKADWEEAMFHLFNRLRDSGRRLLLAASASPRELPIKLPDLKSRLTLALVFQMRGLSDEDKLRALQLRASRRGLHLTDEVGHFILTRGARSMSALFDLLERLDQASLQAQRKLTIPFLKETLGW
- the mazG gene encoding nucleoside triphosphate pyrophosphohydrolase, coding for MTYTLDDLLHLMARLRDPQYGCPWDLKQNYASIVPHTIEEAYEVADTIERGDFEHLQGELGDLLFQVVYYSQLAREEGRFEFDGVVDSITRKLIRRHPHVFPTGELYAPVDTPSLSEAQVKSRWEEIKAEERAEKSQPEQLSLLDDVPAALPALSRAAKLQKRAATVGFDWPAALPVLDKVREELDEVLQAMADGDADALEDEVGDLLFAVVNLARHLKHDPENALRRANRKFERRFRFIEQALRDSGRPIEDCSLDELDALWGEAKRQEKNLPSCG